One Deltaproteobacteria bacterium genomic window carries:
- a CDS encoding proline--tRNA ligase, whose product MRYSGYLMPTTKETPSDAEVVSHRLMLRAGLIRKVASGIYNYLPAGLRVLRKVERILREEMDRAGAMEVLMPAVVPSELWKESGRWDAYGKELLRFRDRADREFCLGPTHEEVITDLVRREIRSWRQLPVNLYQIQDKFRDEIRPRFGLMRGREFFMKDAYSFDADEEGAAESYRRMYDAYCRIFRRMGLDFRAVEADTGSIGGSSSHEFMVIAESGEDAIVSCVSCSYGANVEKAECKPSEAPTTSETPGGAKEGPRKVSTPGKRTIEEVSAFLEIDPATLIKTLIFETSAGDVAVLVSGDREVNEAKVRNFLGADWVRLAGEERVRGITGAPSGFAGPVGLRLRVIADHSVRGIASGATGANEKDAHLVEVVPGRDFLPEAWADLRVVTDRDPCPRCGSSLRFSRGIEVGHVFRLGTKYSEAMRAVYLDADGRERVVVMGCYGIGVGRTAAAAIEQNHDEDGIVWPVSIAPFEVTVIPVNVKNPDVAERAEALAAALSARGVEVLLDDRGERPGIKFKDADLSGIPVRVTLGEKNVAAGFGEIRDRKSGETARVELSRLEEEVSAMVERKRAECAP is encoded by the coding sequence ATCCGATATTCCGGCTACCTGATGCCCACCACCAAGGAGACCCCGTCGGACGCGGAGGTGGTCAGCCACCGGCTGATGCTTCGCGCGGGCCTCATCCGGAAAGTGGCCTCGGGGATCTACAACTACCTTCCGGCGGGGCTTCGCGTCCTCCGGAAGGTCGAGCGGATCCTGCGGGAGGAGATGGACCGCGCGGGCGCCATGGAGGTGCTGATGCCCGCCGTCGTGCCGTCGGAGCTGTGGAAGGAGAGCGGTCGGTGGGACGCCTACGGAAAGGAGCTGCTCCGGTTCCGGGACCGGGCGGACCGGGAGTTCTGCCTCGGCCCCACCCACGAGGAGGTGATCACCGACCTCGTCCGCCGCGAGATCCGTTCCTGGCGGCAGCTGCCCGTGAACCTCTACCAGATCCAGGACAAGTTCCGCGACGAGATCCGTCCCCGGTTCGGCCTCATGCGCGGGCGGGAGTTCTTCATGAAGGACGCGTACTCCTTCGACGCCGACGAGGAGGGCGCCGCGGAATCGTACCGCAGGATGTACGACGCCTACTGCCGCATCTTCCGGAGGATGGGGCTGGATTTCCGCGCCGTGGAGGCCGACACCGGCTCGATCGGGGGGTCGAGCTCCCACGAGTTCATGGTGATCGCGGAATCGGGCGAGGATGCGATCGTCTCCTGCGTCTCCTGCTCCTACGGCGCGAACGTGGAGAAGGCGGAATGCAAGCCCTCCGAAGCTCCGACCACGTCGGAGACGCCGGGCGGAGCGAAGGAGGGCCCCCGAAAGGTCTCCACCCCCGGCAAGCGAACCATCGAAGAGGTGTCCGCCTTCCTGGAGATCGATCCCGCGACGTTGATCAAGACGCTGATCTTCGAGACGTCGGCCGGAGATGTCGCCGTCCTCGTCTCCGGCGACCGGGAGGTGAACGAAGCGAAGGTGAGGAATTTCCTGGGGGCGGACTGGGTCCGGCTGGCGGGCGAGGAGCGCGTCCGGGGGATCACGGGCGCCCCGTCCGGGTTCGCGGGTCCGGTCGGTCTCCGCCTGCGGGTGATCGCGGACCATTCGGTCCGCGGGATCGCGTCCGGGGCGACCGGCGCCAACGAGAAGGACGCCCATCTCGTGGAGGTGGTTCCCGGGAGGGATTTTCTCCCGGAGGCGTGGGCGGACCTGCGCGTCGTGACGGATCGGGACCCCTGCCCCCGCTGCGGCTCCTCCCTCCGCTTCTCCCGCGGGATCGAGGTGGGACACGTCTTCCGGCTGGGGACCAAGTACAGCGAAGCGATGCGCGCGGTCTACCTCGACGCGGACGGAAGGGAGCGGGTGGTCGTCATGGGGTGCTACGGGATCGGGGTGGGCCGGACGGCGGCGGCGGCCATCGAGCAGAACCACGACGAGGACGGAATCGTCTGGCCGGTCTCGATCGCCCCGTTCGAGGTCACGGTCATACCCGTGAACGTGAAGAATCCGGACGTCGCGGAGAGGGCCGAGGCGCTCGCCGCCGCCCTGTCCGCACGCGGCGTCGAGGTCCTCCTGGACGACCGCGGGGAACGGCCCGGGATCAAGTTCAAGGACGCCGACCTCTCCGGGATTCCGGTGCGCGTGACCCTGGGCGAGAAGAACGTCGCGGCGGGGTTCGGCGAGATCCGCGACCGGAAGTCGGGAGAGACGGCCCGGGTCGAGCTTTCGCGGCTGGAGGAGGAGGTGTCCGCGATGGTCGAAAGGAAGCGGGCGGAGTGCGCGCCGTGA
- the pyrF gene encoding orotidine-5'-phosphate decarboxylase produces the protein MKDRIIVALDTDSPEAALATVKALSGEVGMFKVGMELFPRGGPELVRRIREAGHGVFLDLKFHDIPNTVAGAVRSAAALGCRFATVHASGGRAMLAAAAEAAKGTGTTVLAVTVLTSLDDADLADVGFSSGSADAVQRLAGLAVASGAGGIVCSAKEVASVRARVGPAVVLVTPGVRMPGEDAGDQKRVVTPADAIRRGADYLVVGRPITKAADPKAAARAIAASMRT, from the coding sequence GTGAAGGACCGGATCATCGTCGCTCTCGACACCGATTCCCCGGAGGCGGCCCTTGCGACCGTCAAGGCCCTCTCGGGAGAGGTCGGGATGTTCAAGGTGGGGATGGAGCTGTTCCCGCGAGGCGGGCCGGAGCTGGTCCGGCGGATCCGCGAGGCGGGCCACGGCGTTTTCCTCGACCTGAAGTTCCACGACATTCCGAACACCGTGGCGGGGGCGGTCCGTTCGGCGGCGGCGCTGGGATGCCGGTTCGCCACCGTCCACGCCTCCGGCGGGAGGGCGATGCTCGCCGCGGCGGCGGAGGCCGCGAAGGGAACGGGAACGACCGTCCTGGCCGTCACGGTGCTGACCAGCCTGGACGATGCGGACCTGGCCGACGTCGGTTTTTCCTCCGGCTCCGCGGACGCCGTCCAGCGGCTGGCCGGCCTCGCCGTCGCGTCCGGCGCCGGCGGGATCGTCTGCTCCGCGAAGGAGGTGGCGTCCGTCCGCGCGCGCGTCGGGCCCGCCGTCGTCCTGGTCACCCCGGGGGTCCGGATGCCGGGGGAAGACGCCGGAGACCAGAAACGCGTCGTGACCCCCGCGGACGCGATCCGTCGCGGAGCGGACTACCTGGTCGTCGGAAGGCCGATCACGAAAGCGGCCGATCCGAAAGCGGCCGCGCGCGCCATCGCGGCCTCGATGCGCACGTAA
- the ispG gene encoding flavodoxin-dependent (E)-4-hydroxy-3-methylbut-2-enyl-diphosphate synthase yields the protein MENRRKTRRILVGGVPVGGGAPVSVQSMTNTDTRDIRATLAQIRSLAREGCDIVRVAVPDAEAARAFRKIKARSPLPVVADIHFDHRLAIACADAGADALRINPGNIGGERNTLLVLEAAKANRIPVRIGVNAGSVEKDLLAKHGGPTPAALVDSASRFLRICGKARFRDLKFSLKASDVRTTIEAYRRFSRRYPYPLHVGVTEAGTVFSGTVKSSVGIGVLLEEGIGDTLRVSLTGPPEEEVRVGWQILKSLGLRRRGPEFVSCPTCGRVSIDIVAIASEIERRLSDLPVPITVAVMGCAVNGPGEAKGADVGVAGGKGEGLIFLKGKVLRKVREKDIVAEVVRLARTLG from the coding sequence ATGGAAAATCGCAGGAAAACCCGCCGCATCCTCGTCGGAGGCGTGCCTGTGGGCGGGGGCGCGCCCGTCTCCGTCCAGAGCATGACGAACACCGACACCCGCGACATCCGGGCGACGCTCGCCCAGATCCGGTCGCTGGCCCGCGAGGGATGCGACATCGTCCGGGTCGCCGTGCCGGATGCGGAAGCGGCCCGCGCGTTCCGGAAGATCAAGGCCCGGTCCCCGCTCCCGGTGGTCGCGGACATCCATTTCGACCACCGGCTGGCGATCGCCTGCGCGGACGCGGGGGCGGACGCCCTGCGGATCAACCCGGGGAACATCGGGGGGGAGAGGAACACCTTGCTGGTCCTGGAGGCGGCGAAGGCGAACCGGATTCCGGTCCGGATCGGAGTCAACGCCGGCTCCGTGGAGAAGGATCTGCTGGCGAAGCACGGGGGACCGACCCCCGCAGCGCTCGTCGACAGCGCGTCCCGATTCCTGCGGATCTGCGGCAAGGCCCGTTTCCGCGACCTGAAGTTCTCCCTGAAGGCCTCCGACGTCCGGACCACGATCGAGGCGTACCGCCGGTTCTCGCGAAGGTACCCGTACCCGCTGCACGTCGGCGTCACGGAGGCGGGGACCGTGTTCTCCGGAACCGTCAAATCCTCCGTGGGGATCGGCGTCCTTCTCGAGGAAGGGATCGGCGACACCTTGCGGGTTTCCCTCACCGGCCCGCCGGAGGAGGAGGTCCGGGTGGGGTGGCAGATATTGAAGAGCCTCGGTTTGCGCCGCCGCGGGCCGGAGTTCGTCTCCTGCCCGACCTGCGGCCGCGTCTCCATCGACATCGTCGCCATCGCCTCCGAGATCGAACGCCGCCTGTCCGACCTTCCGGTTCCGATCACCGTCGCCGTCATGGGGTGCGCCGTCAACGGTCCCGGCGAGGCGAAGGGGGCCGATGTGGGCGTGGCGGGAGGGAAGGGAGAGGGCCTCATCTTCCTCAAGGGAAAGGTGCTGAGGAAGGTGAGGGAGAAGGACATCGTGGCCGAGGTCGTCCGCCTGGCGCGGACGCTTGGCTAA
- the rlmB gene encoding 23S rRNA (guanosine(2251)-2'-O)-methyltransferase RlmB — MKDPGGSMWVTGRHPVEELLASATQRARKVLLSDAVPKEVRAGFERRAKELALPCLTCPRQEWDRRTGEREGAGIAAEIAEYRYAEMEEWISGVPETARAFLLDGVTDPQNLGAILRSALAFGFDGVLIPEDRSCPVTGTVFRSSAGAAAHLPVVQVKNLARAIERLQEAGFWVFAAAGEEGSDLAGFDPAKRTAVVLGSEEKGVRRLAREKCDGSLRIPMAPGMESLNVSVAGGIIAYSIRKTP, encoded by the coding sequence TTGAAGGATCCCGGCGGCTCGATGTGGGTGACCGGACGGCATCCCGTCGAGGAACTCCTCGCATCGGCGACGCAGCGGGCCCGCAAGGTCCTCTTGAGCGATGCGGTCCCCAAGGAGGTGCGGGCCGGATTCGAAAGGAGGGCGAAGGAGCTCGCCCTGCCGTGCCTCACCTGTCCCCGGCAGGAGTGGGACCGCAGGACGGGGGAGCGCGAGGGGGCGGGGATCGCGGCGGAGATCGCGGAATACCGGTACGCGGAAATGGAGGAGTGGATCTCGGGGGTGCCGGAGACCGCGAGAGCGTTCCTGCTGGACGGCGTGACGGATCCGCAGAACCTCGGGGCGATCCTGCGGAGCGCCCTCGCCTTCGGGTTCGACGGGGTGCTGATCCCGGAGGACCGGTCCTGTCCGGTCACCGGGACCGTGTTCCGGTCTTCCGCCGGGGCGGCGGCGCACCTCCCGGTCGTGCAGGTGAAAAACCTCGCGAGGGCGATCGAGCGGCTGCAGGAGGCGGGGTTCTGGGTCTTCGCGGCGGCGGGGGAGGAAGGGAGCGATCTTGCCGGCTTCGATCCGGCGAAACGCACGGCCGTGGTGCTCGGGAGCGAGGAGAAGGGGGTCCGCCGCCTGGCGCGGGAAAAGTGCGACGGGAGCCTCCGGATCCCGATGGCGCCCGGGATGGAGTCGCTGAACGTTTCCGTCGCCGGAGGGATCATCGCGTACTCCATCCGCAAGACGCCATAA